Proteins found in one Lutimonas zeaxanthinifaciens genomic segment:
- a CDS encoding 6-bladed beta-propeller: protein MKNFNVYIAFLVLFSAFVSCSPKLAQNTNTSSKSILYPTESDTARVQFLTSISNSLAVTKQQSSFTSSIVGEQQIKEIAKPYGVSIRDGKVYVCDVTLRAVAIIDLDNKTFDYMVPKGKQSFALPLNSFIDQEGKIYVVDTNKHLISVFNQDHNIIAQFGEDTNINPTDIFIKNGKIYVVDAKGNRVNMYDHKTNEFIDYFPKTVAGNDDHLYTPTNIFITNERIYVSDLGATNVKIYDLDGKHVKNIGSLGAQIGKFVRPKGIAADKEEILYVVDAAFEQIQMFNKKGELLMFFGGPYDKNRPGGLWLPTQMTIDYENIKYFQQYVDPKYDLKYIILVANQFGPDKINIYGRVDLKK from the coding sequence ATGAAAAATTTTAATGTTTATATCGCCTTTTTGGTTTTGTTTAGTGCATTTGTTTCGTGCTCTCCTAAACTGGCTCAGAACACAAATACATCTAGTAAAAGTATATTATACCCAACTGAATCAGACACTGCACGTGTGCAATTTTTGACTAGTATCAGTAATTCTCTTGCCGTTACAAAACAGCAATCAAGTTTTACCTCTTCTATAGTTGGTGAGCAACAGATCAAAGAGATCGCCAAGCCCTATGGCGTAAGTATCAGAGATGGTAAGGTTTATGTATGCGATGTAACCTTAAGAGCCGTGGCGATTATAGATCTGGATAATAAAACGTTTGATTACATGGTCCCGAAGGGAAAACAGTCCTTTGCATTACCATTGAATAGTTTTATTGATCAAGAAGGTAAGATTTATGTTGTTGATACCAATAAGCATCTGATATCAGTATTTAACCAGGATCATAATATCATTGCCCAGTTTGGCGAGGATACGAATATAAACCCTACTGATATTTTTATAAAAAATGGGAAAATCTATGTGGTGGATGCAAAAGGAAACAGGGTCAATATGTATGATCATAAAACAAACGAATTTATCGACTATTTCCCTAAAACGGTGGCTGGAAATGATGACCATTTATACACACCTACCAACATTTTTATTACCAACGAAAGAATTTATGTTTCAGATCTGGGTGCTACCAATGTGAAGATTTATGATTTAGATGGAAAGCACGTTAAAAACATAGGTTCACTTGGTGCCCAAATAGGGAAGTTTGTAAGGCCCAAAGGAATTGCTGCGGATAAAGAGGAAATTCTTTACGTAGTAGATGCAGCTTTTGAGCAAATTCAGATGTTCAATAAAAAAGGTGAGTTGTTGATGTTCTTTGGAGGGCCCTATGACAAGAACCGACCAGGAGGGTTATGGTTACCCACGCAAATGACTATAGATTACGAGAATATTAAATATTTTCAGCAATATGTAGACCCCAAATATGATTTGAAATATATCATACTTGTAGCCAATCAATTTGGTCCGGATAAGATCAATATTTACGGAAGAGTGGATCTCAAAAAATAA
- a CDS encoding cytochrome c3 family protein, which produces MKKIFKYCTLGFTILIFFITCSPKRSYEVKSFFFDGVPDPFKKEEEAKRVVTDTLTELVDYLAVLEPVKKEPEWYTHKPWFDRTCEKCHDQGQMGKLTVPLKELCFNCHEDFNRYYPDLHGPVASANCNECHEPHKSRLAGLLLEESNDLCLKCHDLNRVYETPLHETIADKTCVSCHNPHGGQNKYLLRATSCYECHDNYEDKFEYTHGPVQSGTYCFTCHDEHASEKPKLLLQSGNELCLTCHHKDDVYNNIRHIDSKRQNCISCHDPHASNDINLLNQNP; this is translated from the coding sequence ATGAAAAAAATATTTAAATATTGCACATTAGGTTTTACAATATTGATATTTTTCATAACCTGTTCACCAAAAAGAAGTTATGAGGTAAAATCATTTTTCTTTGATGGTGTTCCAGATCCCTTTAAAAAAGAAGAAGAAGCCAAAAGAGTAGTAACCGACACCCTTACGGAATTGGTCGATTATCTAGCTGTTTTGGAACCAGTAAAAAAAGAGCCAGAGTGGTACACGCATAAACCATGGTTTGACAGAACCTGCGAGAAGTGTCATGATCAGGGCCAAATGGGAAAACTAACGGTTCCATTAAAGGAGCTATGTTTTAATTGTCATGAAGATTTTAATAGATACTATCCTGATTTACACGGTCCTGTGGCCTCTGCAAATTGTAATGAATGTCATGAACCCCATAAGTCTAGATTAGCCGGATTACTTTTGGAAGAAAGTAATGATCTCTGTTTAAAATGTCATGATCTGAACCGAGTTTATGAAACACCTTTGCATGAAACAATTGCAGATAAAACATGTGTGTCCTGTCATAATCCACACGGAGGCCAGAATAAATACCTGTTGCGAGCAACATCGTGCTATGAATGCCATGACAACTATGAAGATAAATTTGAATATACCCATGGTCCTGTACAATCCGGAACCTATTGTTTTACCTGTCATGACGAACATGCCTCTGAAAAACCAAAACTGTTACTTCAATCAGGGAATGAACTTTGTTTGACTTGTCATCATAAGGATGATGTCTATAACAATATCAGGCATATTGACTCCAAAAGGCAAAACTGCATCAGTTGTCATGATCCACATGCGAGTAATGATATCAATCTTTTAAACCAAAACCCCTGA
- a CDS encoding cytochrome c3 family protein, with protein MDSQSKIKKAKFPRSVFILAQVIFGILFLFTHQLFAQKDNACLECHKRTVKKDILHGPTATDCSSCHVSNGEKHPNEDVSGFTYYEEGAQLCYSCHTELEEERKLRYIHKPVKNGECSECHEVHSSNDPKFVFTQSPDLCFFCHSEFDDKRKTAKTVHTASYEGESCVMCHTPHASKQKRLLVDKSKQLCLNCHNKKIKKEDGTILANINQHIEESSHFHKALNKRCTSCHNAHYADRPLLLTENFTVGSYVQGVAENFTLCFDCHDSDLLDLEKTSTATEFRTGDQNLHYLHINREKGRNCTTCHDVHAANNPQLIATTVKFGRWDMPLNYIGNENGGTCATGCHKEQSYDRTQE; from the coding sequence ATGGATAGTCAGTCAAAAATTAAAAAAGCCAAATTTCCACGGTCAGTATTCATTCTGGCTCAGGTGATATTCGGCATACTGTTTTTGTTTACACACCAATTATTTGCGCAGAAGGACAATGCTTGTTTGGAATGCCATAAAAGGACGGTTAAAAAGGATATTCTGCATGGCCCAACCGCTACCGATTGTAGTTCCTGCCATGTCTCAAATGGAGAAAAACACCCAAATGAGGATGTTTCGGGATTTACTTATTATGAAGAAGGGGCACAGCTATGTTATTCTTGCCACACTGAATTAGAGGAGGAACGAAAATTAAGGTATATACACAAACCTGTCAAGAATGGTGAATGTTCAGAGTGTCATGAAGTGCATAGCTCAAATGACCCCAAATTCGTTTTTACGCAATCACCTGATCTTTGCTTTTTCTGCCATAGCGAATTCGATGATAAGAGGAAGACGGCAAAAACAGTCCATACAGCTTCCTATGAAGGAGAATCATGTGTCATGTGTCATACTCCTCATGCTTCAAAACAAAAAAGATTATTGGTTGACAAGAGTAAACAACTGTGTTTGAATTGTCACAATAAGAAGATCAAAAAAGAGGATGGTACTATTTTGGCCAACATAAACCAGCATATTGAAGAGAGTAGTCATTTTCATAAGGCCCTAAACAAAAGATGTACGTCATGTCATAATGCACATTATGCTGACAGACCTCTTTTACTTACCGAAAATTTTACAGTTGGAAGTTACGTGCAAGGTGTGGCGGAAAATTTTACTTTATGCTTTGATTGTCACGATTCAGACCTTCTGGATCTGGAAAAAACATCCACAGCAACTGAGTTTAGAACAGGAGATCAAAATTTACATTATTTACACATTAACCGGGAAAAAGGACGTAATTGTACCACTTGTCACGACGTACATGCCGCCAATAACCCGCAGTTAATTGCTACTACGGTAAAATTCGGACGTTGGGACATGCCGTTAAATTACATAGGCAATGAAAATGGAGGAACCTGTGCTACGGGATGTCATAAAGAACAAAGTTATGATCGTACCCAAGAATAA